gtgggatattgggaaggaattcttccctgtgagggtgctgaggagtggaattccctgtgagggtgctgaggaggagaagctgtggctacccctggatccctggaagtgtcaaaggccaggctggatgatttttaaggtcccttccaacacaagccACTCCACAATTCCATGACAAAACACACACATTTACTAAGAAGAGACCTCCAGGTGACCCCATCTCCACCCTTGCAGGGCTCACTTTAAAGCCGGTGAAGGTAAGCAGGTAATCCCCAGTGCCATCCACTTTTTGATGAAGCTTTTGTCTGATGAAATTTGGTTTTGTCTGCCTGACTGGAAAAAGAAACAGCTCCAGTGAGTCACCCAGGAGCCACCTATGGTAGAGAAGAAAGGCTGTGCTTAGGCCAGGTGACTCCCCCTCCAGACTTTTTGTCTGCTTCAATCTTCCCATGACTCCACAAATTTtcaaaagttatttctgctgcGTTTTCTGCTAATTGAGGCTCCCATAAATTTATGCCTTGACCATACAGACCCCAACGATGGGAATTGGCTTCCTTGTCATGCTATTCCCATTATTGTGCTGGATCCCCATGGCAACACCCAGCACAGGCTAATTTTATTACTTAGCAGGGGTTGCTTATTTAGCTTGACTCATCCAGATCTGTATCTGgcgacagactctgctgccagcctGTCAGTCAGAGGCACTGCTGATGATGCTGAAGGGTGACAAAGTGATGTCAGGCACTTCTCACTCACAGACTCAGTGACAGCCCCTGGGTTTGACAAGTGACAAATTCGTGGCCAGGTCTGTTTCCTTTCTCTGCACAACCAAAGTTGATAAAGAGGGAAAATCTTCCTGAGATAAAGGAAGGAAGTAGCTCTGTGACTGGCCAGTCTCTGCACATTGCCCTCGCACTGCAGAATGTTGATAAGAGATCAACAGTGCCATCAGCTGAATGAAGTGTGGAAAAAAATGCTGGGGACTCCCAGCCAACAGCAGCCCCGAGGAATGTTCCCAGCATCCTTCAGCCTTGGCTTTTTTTAGTGTTTGAGCGCCAGAAAAGGGTGGGGtcaccatgcctggaagtgttcaaaaaaatcACATGGATCAattgaggacatggtttaatggGGAACATGGTGGTGGCTGGATTTGGTGATCCcagaggtcttctccaacctttAACAATCCCATTATTCCAAATAATCCAAATTTCAGGTGGAAAATCACATGGCCACAGACTCCTTACATGTTGGAGTGTGGATTTATGGGTCACATGGGCTTTCACATAGAGCAATTGGCAGCAATTGCCACTGGGATGGAAAAGGGAATCACACCAGAATGAAAAGGGAATTTAAAAGGGATCAGGATCTATTCTCTGATCCTGATCACAACTGTCCCAGCTCGTGCTTGAATTTCTCATCCTTCTAACCAGAACATCCTTTCTGGAAACATCCTTGGCCCTCAGAGTGTGCCTGGACATTCCCTGGAACAAATCCAGTGGGTTCAGGACATGACACATTCAGGAACCACTTTACACTAGCTAGACATCTCTCAAGTTTGAGGTAGGACTGACACAGCTTAAAGAAAGCCTGAAATGCCTGAATTGTGGATATTCATCCCTCTGGGATCCAATCCAGAATCATATCTTGGacatttttctgttttcagaaAATGCTTAAGGGACCTACATTCCCTGGGTGGGCCAAACACAGGTGATGCCTGAAGGAATTGTCCTCAGCCCTCTGGCTGGAAGAAGAGGAACTTGAGCAAGTTGGTCTAGTgtaaggtgtccctacccatggttGGGAGGTTGGATGAGATGAGATTtagggccccttccaacccaaaccattccatgattcaagGATTCCAACCTCCACGTGACCACATCCCTGGACTTCCCTTTTTCCTCTCAGAGCCCTGAACACAACTCACTTTTTTGTAAAAGTCTTTACATCTTTTTGTAAAAATCCAGCAAGCTGGGATCTTTCCTCCCATCCTGCTTTTTAGTCTTGGGATTAGTGATCTTAAGCCAGAATTTGGGAAATGCAAGTACAGTTCCCTTCTCTGCTTGGAGTAGTTCAACTTCTCACCTCACATGTTCAGACAGGGGGTGCCAAGCAGCAAAATGAAGCtcagacacagaaaaaaaaagggtagAAGCTTTTTAGACACTGAATCAGAGCTGtgaatctggatttttttttttgggggggggggatacTTTCcatggaggagaaacatttaatACCAAACAGCTCCTGGAAGACAGACCTGAAGCGCTCCTTGGAGAAGGGTTCTCACATTTTCACCCTTTTCCAGCCCAACGAAACTTGAATTCCTTCCTGCCCAGTGGCAGAGTTTCATCAGGAGGGTGGAGACCAACTCCACCCCAACAAGCCCAAAGTCTTGTTGTTGACACACACCCATGAGAGGTGGAACTTCCATTGGATCATCAAACATCGCTGCGGCCACGGGCATGGGCAGAGAGATTCCCAGCCACTGAGTCACACGTGAAGATAGATGGTGGAGCATCCAAAAAGTCCCCTGGCAAAAATTCTGCCCCTTTGGAATCACAGGAGCTGAACTCCAGGTGGCTCAGTGTAATGATCAACAGTATCTGTATTTTCCTGCAAACCAATTATCACCAGGATGCTCGGGAATCCAATATCTGGGAAATGGAGCAGACTCCATCCTGCAAATCAGTTCTCAGGAAAGACAATGATGTCATGTAGATTGATGCCATGGTTACCATGACATGACCACGGTGTCAGATAGGGTTGGTTGGTGTTCGTATCACAGGTGGATCCATAAACAGGTGGATTCCCCCTGTTTATTCCTGGGATTGcagaggagaaggctctggggtgaTCTTGTTGTGAACTCTCAGTAGCTgaaaaggggctccaggagagctggagagggattttagACCATGGGCATGGAGTGTTGGGATTTTGGACAAGGGTGTGGAATGTCAAATGGCGTCAAACTGAGAGtgggttttatgggatattgggaagaaattcttctctgtgagggtggggagccctggcactggttgcccagagaagctgtggctgccccagccctggaaatgTCCGAgggcaggttggacagggcttggatcatccagggatagtggaaggtgtccctgcccatgaccaGGGATTAAAACTGGGTGATCTTGAAGgccacttccaacccaaaacattctgggattctaCGGAGTGTCTCAagaaatgtccagatctgggctGGACAATGTGGGAGAGAAGGTGGTGAAACAGAGGGAGTTCAGAGAAGGACCATCAGAAGCATTAAAGCCTTGGAGAACAGAGAAGTCAGAGAGCCCACCAAAGTCTATCCAAGACATATCCAGACAAAGTACATTTCTATGGAGAAGAGGAAAATTGCAGCAGTGAGAAACTGAATTTAGTTGAGAGGTGCAACAAGAGCCACTGGCTGTAGGGACTCCATAAATCATCATAGAATTATTTTACACAGGACTAATTTCACATGTGGCTGATAATCAACAACTGGAACAGCTGAGCAAAGCTTGGTgttcactccctgccacagaacATCTCACAAAAATGTGGGGTTTAATCATTCAAACAAGAATTGACTGTAAGGGAAATTAGAGCAGGTGAAGCATTTCACCTTCTTACCCGTAAACACCAAATTTCTGTAATCTGCCTTTCCTGTTATTTGTGATAAGCAGAGAGAGATTATGTCTCCCTGTATTACGTTATAAATTAGGACAGTCTcccagggacaggctgggagagggTTTAGATTGATCCCACTGAGAATTCCTGAAGGCTTTTGGCACACAAACCTTTCTCCCTAACATACCACACCTCGTTGATATTCTCAGCTCTCTAGACCCAAAATGACATTTCAACCAAAGTCCCTTCTGGCTCCTGTCAGTCAGTGCTTAAAACCTTTCCCAGGCTTTATTCCTCCCCTGACAGAGACAGAAGGGAATTTTTAGGGCCTCCTGAGTCCTACAAGCTGTCTAAGCCTTTCCCAACTGCCCTGTCAAACTCCAGCTTACACATACTTATCAGGTTTAAAGCAGGTCAGGTTTCTTCCCTGCCTTTGTTTACAGAAATAATCCCAATTTTTTTAGTGTTTAATATCCAGCCTCAATTTTCAGTCTCATTTAACTTAGGTTTGTCTTAACTCTCCCAAGCTAAAAGGAGCCAGTGTTTTCCAATGTCATCTTTTGGTGTGAATCCTGTTGTCTCACTCTCCTCATTATTGCTTTGGTGTTTTttcgtttggttttttttttttttttttcgttagGATCCCATTTTATTCTTGACAGTGGCAGTGGAATTCTACCTGGGAAGCCAGGAGGGTGTTGCCACTTCCAAAATCAAAAATCCAAATCCCTCCTATCCCAACACACACCCAGACGCCACCTGGGGCTGTTTTTgttaggttttgggtttgtttccaGGGCTCCATCTCTCCGTGAGCTCCTGATTATCCTTAGATCAAGGAATACCTTAAAGGTAACAGACCTTAAAGGTCTTTCCTTGCCTCCACAATTTTACTGGAATGCTCCCAAATCCTCTTTCCCTGAAGTCTGGCACTGCTGCacctctgcaggagctctggtgttTTGACAGTGTTTTGCCTTATGGAAAGATTTCCAACATCTCAAAGCCTTTAAGACAGAGTTAAGTCAGTGGTTAAGCATTTATATCCCTATTTCTTCAACCACACAGATTTATCCCAAAAATTTCTTGGTATGGAATGACCATGGACATTTCCACTCCACAATCCACCCAGCAGCTTTACTGTGCCAACCCCACTGTGCTTTCCCGTTGAGGCACAACCACCTGGAATGCTGAAAGCACTGGATCTCTTCCAGTTTCATGGCTCTTAATTAGGATATTGCTCAAATGTGCCTTGAGCTGCCCTGTTCCAAGCAATGATCTGGATGTAACCAGGTCTGGCGACTTTCACCGAGTGGATTTTTTTCCTATGTCcccagaaaaatataaaaatatgttttaTCCAGTTGGTTTTTTTTAGCACCTGAACTTGGAGAGCACAGGGAGATAAAATAAAGGATAATTTTCACTCTTATGGAAAAGGATTAGGGTGTAggtctttctctccctttcccacaGCTCTGTCAGCTTTGTGTCATCCGTGGCTGTGGAAATTTTCATTAGCAACGCTTCTCGGgttactgggaaccatcctccatCTGGGAAGAAGGAGAGGCTGCTGGGAATGGCAGAAGTATTCCCACGTGTGTTGTCGTGACAAGTCTGTGACAGGCAAAGCACCTCATTAAAGCTCCTTCACTCACCTCATCTCCAGCCCTAAAATCTCCCAAGTGCGCAAGTGATTCACAAACTTTGCCTCTTTGGCTTATTCAGCTGTTTTATGGGAAATTGCACAACTCCAGGGTTTTCCAATTTGGATCACAACAAACCCAAGGAAAAGTCTATCAGCTTTTCCTGTGAAATATAAAATACCAGCAGCTCAGTCCAAAGGGAGAAGTAAATAATTTCTCCTCCGCTCCAAGCATTTTTAAGCTGTCTCCCCAAATATTGGATAAGATACAAAATAAATTAGGATGTTTGATAGGGTTGCCCTGATGTGGATAACGTGAAATTTGCTATCAGGAAGGTGCTGGAGTGGGAAAATTGATTAATTGTTCCATGTTGGGCTTATTTCCCAGCTTCAGGATAAAATTGGTAAATAATTGACAGCTTTCCAAAGGGAAGCTGAGCATCCTGCTTTGCCAGCATGACCCAGGACCTGAAACCACATGATTTATCCCAATTCCAGACTTGGAAGTGGGATATGGAAGCACCATATCCCACTGGCCTCCAAGTGATTTctatgcccagcagctcagttaATAATCAAGGGATCCAGAAACCAGGCTTGATTTTGAACTGGATTTGGGAAAACAGACGTCTTTGGGCAACCCCAGTCCTGCCAGTCCATGGAATAATTTCTCCAAAGCACGTGGAAACCAAGCCTGCTGTCACTTGCCCCTTGCCAGTTGTTGGCCAGTGTAACACGCGTGACACAAGCCAGCTCTGGGCTCGTGGAGCCAGACTGGAAGGAGCAAACAAACCTTGTCAcattccccatccaagccctggcacggGGCCACACCTTGCAGTGCCAGCcgtgtttttcctttttccatggGACCAGCCCCAGGACATAAACCTGGGGAAGAGCCGAGGTATGGCAGGAGTCTGCTCGTTGGGGTGATGTCACCTCATCAGGGAACTCGTTCCTCTGCAAATCCCAATCCAGACTGGAGCTGGGCTTTCCCCTGATCACCCCGAGGGAATCCGCCCACAGGATCAACAACAGCTGATGGTGGAGGGTGGGAAAACATATAAAGCTCCTTGGGAGAAGCTCTCTGGATCTGTCCTGGCTGcctggatctgctctcagcaTGAAGAAACTCCTGGTGGGATTCCTGCTGGGCCTGGCGTTCGTGGAGTTGGGTAAGAGCTCCTCATTCCCAACACTCCAGGGCCCCCCACCCTGGGAAATttgtgggaggggaaggaggggaaagACCTGGTGACCCCCAGGTAAGGGAAATGATGCCTTTTGTATTGAAGAAGGTTGAAGGAGAGGGTGAAATGGGAAAGGGGAGATGCATTCCTggtgggaagagctgtgatgccTGACTGGGAGCGATGCACGTCTTTTGGATTCCTGTCacccacatccagggatggaggGGACAACCACAAGGCACAGGGGAGAACCAGCCTGGGCAAGAGCTTGAAGTGCCAGTCTCTACCTGAGCTGCCACCCTGTCCCATCAGGAATGTTCATTCCGAGCTCCTGACTTTCCTAAAACCTCCCAGCTGGCTGCTGGAAGTGCTGGAAGCCAGAAGGTGAAACTTCATTACAGTGGGGGTATGAGAAATAACTCCAAGGACATTGGAAAGTTTTATTAAACCCTCAGCTCCAGGATTTTCCCTTATTTCAGGAGATAGGAAATTCCCCTGGAATTTCAGGAGATATTTCAGGAGATaggtggaaatgggaaattccccTGGGTGTGTGATGGGTCTGGATCTTGGgcaagctggcagcagggtttGGCCATCGCTGTGTCCTTCCTCCATGCAGATGTGACCAACTGCAGCCACATCCCTGCCTGGAACAGGCATTCCAGGGATGACACCACCCCAGAGGGGTTTAACCCACAGCCCATGGGCCCCAGATCCATGGGTTGTTTCCATGGAAGATCTCAAAGGAaaggcagcctgggcagggatcaAACATCTCCATCCGAATTTTTCCCTTGGATTTAATGGAATTTCTGAGAAACCACCCAAAATCTCAAAGAATTTTATGGAAACAGAATTATCAACCCCATTTGCTTTATAGTTGAAATCAGGCAGAAATATTTTTGGGGAATGATCCAAAGGGAAGCAGCTAGTCTAGGCACCCCTGTTGTGGCTGAGGGATATGTCTGTGACCTTTCATATTCCTGAGGTTTGATATAGGAATACAAGGTCCTTTTGGACAGTGAGGAACTGGGAATTATTGGCTCAGATcaggacacagagctgtcccCGTTCAGTTTTCTTGTCCCAGTCCTTACGGATTTGGACTTTCCTCTTCCATGCAACCTTCCCACAAAACCCATGTCCTCTAAATGTCCCATCTGGAGTCGGTGAAAGATGAGGGGGTTGAGGTTTTCCTTCCTTAAACCTGCTTTTAACTGGGATTAATTCCCCCAAGGCACTTCCCAGTATATCTATGAAAATATTGAGGTTTGTAAATGGAAACCACCTCACCCCAAGGGTTGCAGGGCAGTTTCTCAAGTTCCTGAAGCCAGAACTGCTCTgtccatccatctatctatccatccatccatccatccatccaacacATCCACAGACATCCAAATGATTGTTGATTATGTGTTACCTCTGTTAAAATATATAACAATTTTATGGATTGGATCATGGATCGTTGGGAAGGGAACTAGTGAGGTCCTGAGCTGGGATAAACAGGGATGGCTCCACCACCCTCGTTTACAGGGAGTATGGCCACAGGAAAATTGAAATATTTCCATGAAAAATTCCTTTTTACTTCTGCAAAGAGACAAGGAATTGTCTCTTTGAATTGAATTCCTTAGCAAGAGCTAAGGAATGAGAAAGCAAAGTTTTGCACTGTGTAGGCTCTACCCCACAGCTGAATTTTCCAAAGGAGCTGCTGCGAGGAGTAGATGTTTGAAAATTCCTTTCTGAAGTCAGGTGTTCAAACAAATGCCTTCAAAAATATTTATCCTTatcacaaagccccagaggttccTCTGATGGCGGAacgggaacaaaaaaaaaaaaaccagcgtCGGTTTGAATTTTTACCAATAGATGGCACTGGACGCTCGCCGGTTGTTTTTCAGCCGGTGGAAGGAGGGTAGGATAGAAAATCTCAAGCCAGGCTGGTTTTTGTCACCAAGCCACACCAGCAGGACTTTGGAAAATCCACACTCTCAGTGTCTGCTGGCTGTGGATGGACAGCGCTCACACTGAGGGTTTTGAGAGCTGCTTTGCATAGATTTGCATATTTAGAGATGTCCCTCcctcaggtggcagccagcaagGGTTTGTACATGGCCTCTTCAAAAAGCAGCAGTGGCCCCTGATGAGAGCGGTTTTAGGGCCTCACTCAGCCCTCAGGATCTCTGACACAGCTCTGAAATTTAAATCCTGCTCTCAGTTACTGATTCCTGCGGAATTTCCCTGAAACGAGCAGGAAGGAGCTGTTGCTGTGAGGGGAGGGATGGGGGAGCTGCCCCATCTGTCACAGCTGGGGAATGCTGCTCTCAGCAGAGGGAGCTGGTTTTTAccatcatggaatatcctgatatggaagggacccacaaggattatcAAAGCCCAGTTCCTTGTCCTGCCCAGGACATCCCAATAATCCCACCCTGAGGCCTGAGAGCGTTGTCCAAACATGTCCTGAGCTCTTGAGGCcatgaccattccctggggagtctgttccagtgcctaaCTGGGGGAAGAACCCAGTTAGGCACTggatatccaacctaaatgtcCCCTGACACagtttcaggccattcccttggattCTGTCACTGCTCCAGAGAGAAGAAATCAGTACTACCCCTCCACTTCCCCTCATCAGGAAGTTGTAGATTCCAAAaagtctcccctcagcctcctcttctctaGGCTGAATTCTTAAAGAGGATTGATTCTCAGACACACCAAAACTCAAGCTTAAGTCCCTCTAAATCCCCCTTTTTCAGGCTGCTGAGCCTCCAAAGTCATGTTTAGGTCCAGCTCCTGCTACACCACCCTTGTCCTCCAGTGCTGGGATTTATCTTTTTCCCCCCTGGCATATCCAAGCTCTGCCATTGCCTCCAGACACGCTTAATTTTGGACAATTTTGGACACTGCTGCATTTTGGTCAGAAAGCTGCAGATTTGGGTCTGTCTTCCTGGCTGTGTCACCTCAGAGCCTtttctgtcccctctgcagcccagTCCCTGCAATGTTATGTGTGCAAGCAGCCCACAGACATTTCCCAGTGCAGGACACCCGTCACGTGTCCCCCAAGAGCCACCGTGTGCACCACGACCCTGCACTCCGTGGACTTAGGTGAGTGACACCACTGCCGCTGAGGGGCCCCGGGGAGAATTCcaggatgggttgggttgggttgggttgggggaGAGCTTAAAGATCGTGGAACTCCAAATTCCCACATTCCAGTCGACCGGGTGGCTCCAAACCTCGTtcaacctggtcttggacacttccagggatgggactgCCACAGCTTCtatggaaaacctgtgccagggcctcaccaccctcacagccaaaaattccttcccaaaatcccatctaaccccagcctctggcagtgggaagccattcccattgtcctgtccttccatcccttgcccaagtccttctccagctctcctggagctccttcaggcgctggaaggagctctgagatctccctggagccttcccttctccagacgAACATTCCCaattctcccagcctggctccagagtagAGGAGCTTCAGCCCTTGGatcatctccatggcctcctctggacctgttCCAACAATTCCCTGTCTTTATTGTAtcaggaccccagagctggatgcagatcCCACTCTTCAGATGGGGTCTCACTAGAACGGAGtgggagaatcacctccctcaatcTGCTGGCCACAtttccctctccccatcccagtccctttAACATCTCTGTAAAAACCCTGGTGAAATTATCCCACTTTAGAGAGGGAAGGAGAGAAATCCATCAGATTTGGAGCCTCACAGTGAAGTATCAGGACTCACTGCACCTGTTACCGCTGTGTTGCCTTTCCTACCCTGATATCTCTCTGGACCTTGAATTTATAGAGGGTGCAAACCTCTATGGGGAATTGTGTCCCTTGTCCATGCTAGAATGATTTGAAAGGAGCAGGAGGGTGAGAGAGAGTCAGCAGTGAGAGCTGGCAGGCCTGTTCCCACAAAAAATAGGCTGTGTTAGAGGCACCCATGGATTAGGGATGTCCAACCCGTCCTCTGTCAGTGTTTCTTAATCCcattttctttccctgttttttcccctctctcacctcctcctcctgtccAATCTGCCTCTCCCAGGTTATCCCTTTTTTGGCAACATCACCGTGACCAGGGACTGTGAGGAGGAATGCCTCTCCTACGATGGGATAGGGGCCCAAAAGCCCAAATCCTGCTGCTACACTGACCTGTGCACAGATGACACCAAGAGCAGcagtggggtgaggagcagctctgcagcgctggctctggtggcactggtggctggCACGGTCCTTCAGTGCTCCCTGTGAGGTCACAAGTGTCCCAGCTCCAGCTGAAAGCCCACCACTCTCCCTGCCAAGCTGCCTCATGAACTCTTAGATGCTTTGGGAATGTCCTTCTTTGCTGACGGGTGGCTTCACCCCATCTTCAACGCTGGATTCAAGCCAAGAATGGACTTAAACCTGGACTTAGCCTGGACTTAAACCCCTCAAATCTCCAGTTTCCTGCTGTTTAAGCAGATGTTCCTCACCTTCAGCTGCTTCTGGTCCTCAGGATCCAcagagaatgggttgggttggaaggaactttcaagatcatccagctccaatcccctgccacgggcagagacatcttccatcatcccaggttgctccaagccccatccaacctggcctggaacacttccagggatccaggggcatccacagcttctctgggaatcctgTGCCATGTCCTGATTGAGAGGAGCAGATGGATCTGGGCCCAGTTACTTCCTGCCCATCAGGGTGTGGGTGGCAACTGCAGAGATCTGGAGCTTAAATCCAAGGATAAGCTAAGGAATGAGTTCAGAAGGGCTCAGCTTCCATGTGGGAAGAGGATGGATTTCTGGAAAGCTCAGCACACCCCCTGGACTGACAAAGCTGCAACTCAAATTTCCAACTTTGGCCAGACAAACACACATCCCCCTCCCTCAGCTTCTGCCTGAGCTCAGGTTGCAGTTGGAGCTCCCGGATTTCCCTTTCCAGATGTTTTAAAGACTATTCCAAGCAAATTCTTCCCTTATTCTGCCCTCCCTTCATCCCTTCAGAGCAGAGACTGCAGGATAGGAAAAATAATGGTTATCCCAGACCCTCAGCTCTAGGAAAAATCGGTTAAAAGTGCTGAGATCCCAGCTGGGATTTGCTTGGAGCAGATGTGGGATTGATTCTGAGGCCCTGCCTTCTGCAAAAGCAGCTGGAGTGGAAGCAGATATGAAtgacccaggtgtgcccagctcacAGAGATGCAGGAAATTTTCCATTCCCTCTGCTCCTATTGCCAGGGATCGTCCAGATGATCAGGAAACAAGGGTAGAGTGGAGCATGGATACACCCCATGCACCATCCTTGTGTGCTCACAGCATCCCTGCAACCTTCTCTGTGGCAAAATCTATTTATCCTccaatttttccccccttttccactCTCTTTCCAAAAGAAACCAAAGCAGGGGGCTCTTTTTCCTCCTTGCACAGAGGGAGTATTTTCTCAATGTCTGTCTCAGTACCATTTAGGAGAAAACTCTGACAATCTTGCATTCCTTGGCAGAGCTCAGGAGGATGGTGGGCCCTTTTCCTTGGGAGAAACCCACTAAAACACTGAAACACCCCCCTGTCAATGCTGAGATCTGCAGTGAGCAAATGCCATGGAGAGGACAATAATTGGAAGTTActcaaatcccagaattccaccCACCCTCACAGACACTGAGCACAAGGCCCTACTTCCCACTCATCTGTTCTGTTTTTCCCTGCTTCAAAACCAGTTGGATGTGTCAGGCCAGAAGCAAAGCTCCATCCCTGCCATTCTCAGAtcacattcctttttttttttttttttttttgtcctggatTCCAGCTCTGTCTCTAGCATCCTTTCCACATTTTCTGCAGGATCCCGGGTTCTGCTTTCCACCCGTGGATGGGGCAGGGTCTGGATACAGAGGGACTAGGAGAGTGAGGGTGAGAATTTGGTAAATAAAGTTGGATTCTCTGTTTTTCAGCCTGCAGCATCTTTATTTTGTCCTGGATATTCCCATGGGAAAGGAGTGTGGGGCAGCACAGGGTGCAGGGAGGGGGTTTATTGTGATGgtattcacaggggttttcagatgagggaagagatgaggatttgactctatgtttcagaaggcttgatttattattttagtatatatattacattaaagctatactaaaagaatagaagaaaaggttctcagaaggctagctaagctaagaatagaaaagaatgaataacaaaggtccgTGACTGGGACAGAGAGAGCCAGCTGtgccgtgattggccattaattccaaacatctacatgagaccaatcacggatctacctttttttttttccacagcagcagataatcattgtttaaattttgtttctgaggcctctcagcttctcagaaggaaaagaatcctaaggaaaggattttcataaaaagatgtctgcggcaGTTTATGGCTTGTTTTTTAGCTCCCAAACTGTGCTGTGCCAGACAGGGGGAAAACCACACACAGGGATGAGCACAGGAGTGCAAAAATCCTCCATGGAAAAGTCAGATTTATGGCCATCCCTGCTGGaaaaggagggggagaggggTAAAATAGTGGGACAGGAGGCGTTTTTGGGATATGCACAGGAAGAACTGGGAGGGTTTCAGGGAGCAAAAGAGAAAGTGCCTGAGCTCAGCATCAAGGCCAACaggaggctgggagtgaccctgcTGTGCTACAAAAATGCTCCCTGTGGGGACTGTCCCCTCATGCCACCAGTGCTGGTTGTGAGCATCCTGCCCCTCCCGGCCTCCTGTCACCCAGGACTCACCCACCAACATGACCTACAAGTTTCTACTGGAGCCAAAACAGACTCAGAATCAGATTTTTATCTTCAAAGCACCTCTAATGCATTCCTTGATTAGGAGAGGTGACAAACCCTTCACACAGGGGTACAAAATGGCCTTTTTTGTGTTACAAGTCACCTGATCACACTGTGGCAGCCACAAGGCAGAACAGGCACACTTAAAAGAATCAAATTTGCTGTTTCTTGGGTTATTGCTGTTATTTATCCCTCCCTTTGCCCCTTAGGAGTTAAACACAGCCA
The sequence above is drawn from the Melospiza melodia melodia isolate bMelMel2 chromosome 1, bMelMel2.pri, whole genome shotgun sequence genome and encodes:
- the LOC134428376 gene encoding ly6/PLAUR domain-containing protein 2-like; translated protein: MKKLLVGFLLGLAFVELAQSLQCYVCKQPTDISQCRTPVTCPPRATVCTTTLHSVDLGYPFFGNITVTRDCEEECLSYDGIGAQKPKSCCYTDLCTDDTKSSSGVRSSSAALALVALVAGTVLQCSL